One genomic segment of Longimicrobiaceae bacterium includes these proteins:
- a CDS encoding SPOR domain-containing protein → MNDPESSRWTDPADLPPPIVYDPAGDAGPPFVSGELPSVVLLLVGDVDQDWAARTAIELSDAWASTGRKVVLADFHLESPVLQVELGGDGLEGVVDLFLYGASMARCTRDVPGREFKFIPTGTYTPDVEAVFRNPRWSKLIDGFKHSRATLVIFAPAGMGDLEALATRVDQALLLGMPRDPDQVASLTLGGATVHGVLVPPRGETVAAAAAMESEEMPQEETSFAEADAVSAPVEEADLPRSQQVEAEAEEVHLPPPPPRVPHPGHRIGVMLLWLLLAAAVITAIGYVVATVRPDLLPWATAPAETAQGSPAPIRAREVPRPLGEPLPYSVRVVAYGSFQEAYDRLRELRAQLPGVLYYITPEDVQGVTYYKVMAGALPSADAAAETRDVLVASGAIDAQQAAGDWSLVQELRYALLLGEMDTRGAANAAVDSLLTRQVPAYPLAVPYTDGGLRWYIYAGAFPDSAAAGTLSEQLRVVGLNPRLTPRFGSPASPEL, encoded by the coding sequence ATGAACGATCCCGAATCATCCAGGTGGACGGATCCCGCCGACCTGCCGCCGCCGATTGTCTACGACCCGGCGGGCGATGCCGGGCCGCCGTTTGTCTCCGGGGAGCTGCCCTCGGTGGTATTGCTGCTGGTCGGAGACGTGGATCAGGACTGGGCGGCGCGCACGGCGATCGAGCTGAGCGACGCCTGGGCTTCGACGGGGCGCAAGGTGGTCCTTGCCGATTTCCATCTGGAGAGCCCCGTGCTCCAGGTGGAGCTGGGTGGGGACGGGCTCGAGGGGGTGGTGGATCTCTTCCTGTACGGGGCGTCGATGGCTCGATGTACGCGCGACGTTCCCGGACGCGAATTCAAGTTCATCCCCACCGGCACCTACACTCCTGACGTCGAGGCAGTCTTTCGAAACCCCCGCTGGTCCAAGCTGATTGACGGCTTCAAACACTCGCGGGCTACGCTGGTGATCTTCGCTCCCGCGGGCATGGGCGATCTGGAAGCGCTCGCCACCCGGGTGGACCAGGCGTTATTGCTCGGAATGCCGCGCGATCCCGACCAGGTGGCTTCGCTGACGTTGGGAGGTGCGACGGTTCACGGGGTGCTCGTGCCGCCCCGCGGAGAGACGGTAGCTGCGGCTGCCGCGATGGAGAGCGAGGAGATGCCCCAGGAGGAGACGTCTTTCGCGGAAGCGGACGCGGTTTCGGCGCCTGTCGAGGAGGCCGATCTGCCCCGCAGCCAGCAGGTCGAGGCGGAAGCTGAGGAAGTTCATCTCCCTCCGCCTCCGCCGCGGGTCCCGCACCCGGGTCATCGCATCGGGGTGATGCTGCTGTGGCTGCTTCTCGCGGCGGCGGTGATCACGGCCATCGGATACGTCGTCGCCACGGTCCGGCCCGACCTTCTGCCCTGGGCCACCGCACCGGCGGAAACCGCCCAGGGCTCGCCCGCCCCCATTCGCGCTCGCGAGGTGCCGCGTCCTCTGGGCGAGCCGTTGCCCTATTCCGTCCGGGTCGTTGCCTACGGCTCCTTCCAGGAGGCCTACGATCGCCTGCGGGAGCTGCGCGCTCAGCTCCCCGGAGTGCTGTATTACATCACCCCTGAGGATGTACAGGGAGTCACCTACTACAAGGTGATGGCGGGAGCTCTCCCCAGCGCCGATGCGGCCGCCGAGACCCGGGACGTGCTGGTCGCGAGCGGCGCCATCGATGCACAGCAGGCGGCGGGCGACTGGAGCCTCGTCCAGGAGCTGCGGTACGCCCTGCTGCTCGGGGAGATGGACACCCGAGGCGCCGCGAACGCGGCGGTGGACTCGCTCCTCACCCGCCAGGTACCCGCCTACCCCCTGGCCGTCCCCTACACCGATGGGGGGCTGCGGTGGTACATCTACGCCGGTGCTTTCCCCGATTCAGCCGCCGCCGGGACACTGTCCGAGCAGCTACGCGTGGTCGGGCTGAATCCCCGTCTCACCCCGCGCTTCGGTTCCCCCGCCTCCCCTGAGCTATGA
- the rsfS gene encoding ribosome silencing factor — protein sequence MSSTSLPDIPQELSRAIDLLFDRKAVDVNLIDLRNISSATDYFLIASGRSDTHVTSIADHLVDELKKEGVRPAGVEGMRGGRWVLVDYVDFVVHVFHPAAREFYQLERLWGDAPLHVLEPRTAS from the coding sequence ATGAGCTCTACCAGTTTGCCGGACATACCGCAGGAACTCTCACGCGCCATCGACCTGCTGTTCGATCGCAAGGCCGTCGACGTGAACCTCATCGACCTGCGCAACATCTCCTCGGCCACCGACTACTTTCTCATCGCCAGCGGCCGGTCCGACACGCACGTGACCTCCATCGCCGATCACCTCGTCGATGAGTTGAAGAAGGAGGGCGTGAGGCCGGCCGGGGTCGAGGGAATGCGAGGCGGACGCTGGGTGTTGGTGGATTACGTCGACTTCGTGGTCCATGTCTTCCACCCGGCGGCCCGCGAGTTCTACCAGCTCGAGCGCCTCTGGGGCGATGCTCCGCTGCACGTGCTCGAGCCGCGCACTGCCTCCTGA